A region of Curvibacter sp. AEP1-3 DNA encodes the following proteins:
- a CDS encoding 4-hydroxyphenylacetate 3-hydroxylase family protein encodes MRNSLSYQLEMRLDQATGCLTGVGYIQSLRDSRDLWLDGRRVSVTEHPAFAGLRNEMARLYDLQHRSDLREAMSEPLEGAPYRVSHSYALPYTEEQLQAKWANSHLWMEHSWGQLPRVPDFMANVVVGLYDYREALAKVDPQFGDNAAHYHAYCSRHDLSITHAIGDPQIDRSAGPSDNPDLALRVVRETPDGVVIRGAKQVATLAPFAHEVLIYMSPTFAMRDKPEFVIWCALPMQTPGLRVMCREALPRTEGSFAHPFAGRYDEQDAMLFFEDVFVPRNRIFLLRDAKTAFDGFRRLNVWSLYVGQIRFYHRMMTHLAVAAMVSDSIGVSGFREIQGKLGELATYVEMTKLALLGMEKQTARTPGGLLAPGSTLGPDAFAAQIGTRASEILRELGASGLLMQPSEADLVSPELRPLLERYMCGKDIDVDRKARLFRMAWDLTCDSYGMRQELYEKWNRGDLARNRIALFNTLDRSAITQRIQEAIASPSFGLQDRPVPECATKAPAAAPAVHALPESSLQ; translated from the coding sequence ATGCGCAATTCACTTTCCTACCAGCTCGAGATGCGGCTGGACCAAGCCACGGGCTGCCTGACCGGTGTGGGTTACATCCAGAGCCTGCGCGATTCACGCGACCTGTGGCTCGATGGCCGCCGCGTCAGCGTCACCGAGCACCCGGCGTTCGCCGGGTTGCGCAACGAGATGGCGCGCCTGTACGACCTGCAGCACCGCTCCGACCTGCGCGAGGCGATGTCCGAGCCGCTCGAAGGCGCGCCGTATCGCGTCAGCCACTCGTATGCGCTGCCCTACACCGAAGAGCAGCTGCAGGCCAAGTGGGCCAACTCGCACCTGTGGATGGAGCACAGCTGGGGCCAGCTGCCCCGGGTGCCCGACTTCATGGCTAACGTGGTGGTCGGCCTGTACGACTACCGCGAGGCCTTGGCCAAAGTCGACCCGCAGTTCGGCGACAATGCGGCGCACTACCACGCCTACTGCAGCCGCCACGACCTGAGCATCACCCATGCGATCGGTGACCCGCAGATCGACCGCTCGGCCGGCCCGAGCGACAACCCCGACCTGGCGCTGCGCGTGGTGCGCGAGACGCCCGATGGCGTGGTGATACGCGGCGCGAAGCAGGTGGCGACGCTGGCGCCGTTCGCGCACGAGGTGCTGATCTACATGTCGCCGACGTTCGCGATGCGCGACAAGCCGGAGTTCGTGATTTGGTGCGCCCTGCCGATGCAGACGCCGGGCCTGCGCGTGATGTGCCGCGAGGCACTGCCGCGCACCGAGGGTAGCTTTGCCCACCCGTTCGCCGGCCGCTATGACGAACAGGACGCGATGCTGTTCTTCGAAGACGTCTTCGTGCCGCGCAACCGCATCTTCCTGCTACGCGACGCCAAGACCGCTTTCGACGGCTTCCGGCGCCTGAACGTCTGGTCTCTCTATGTCGGCCAAATCCGCTTCTATCACCGGATGATGACCCACCTGGCGGTCGCCGCGATGGTCAGCGATTCGATCGGCGTCAGCGGCTTCCGCGAGATCCAGGGCAAGCTCGGCGAGCTTGCCACCTATGTCGAGATGACCAAGCTGGCGCTGCTGGGCATGGAAAAGCAGACGGCTCGCACACCGGGTGGGCTGCTGGCGCCGGGCTCGACGCTCGGTCCCGATGCCTTCGCGGCGCAGATAGGCACGCGGGCCAGCGAGATCCTGCGCGAGCTCGGTGCCTCGGGCCTGCTGATGCAGCCCAGCGAAGCGGACCTGGTATCGCCCGAGCTGCGCCCGCTGCTCGAGCGCTACATGTGCGGCAAGGACATCGATGTCGACCGCAAGGCCCGGCTGTTCCGCATGGCCTGGGACCTGACTTGCGACAGCTACGGCATGCGCCAGGAGCTCTACGAAAAGTGGAACCGCGGCGACCTGGCGCGCAACCGCATCGCGCTGTTCAACACCCTGGACCGCTCGGCGATTACCCAGCGAATCCAGGAGGCGATCGCATCGCCGTCGTTCGGCCTGCAGGACCGCCCGGTGCCCGAGTGCGCCACCAAGGCGCCCGCTGCCGCGCCGGCCGTCCACGCGCTGCCCGAATCCTCTCTCCAATGA
- a CDS encoding MATE family efflux transporter gives MSQQQTAPGGPQQLPPVWAIVIPVFIELVLTFSVFFSDSFFLSRISDAVAASVGTTIPIFMVCVLVAMMMAQGASNAAGQFNGAGQAKEAGRIYCAALVVNAGLGLLAALVMGQGASAIAAGLGLASDEHRHATEFMSAIAPALVFIGLKYAIGTVFVSRGQTVWTMFGGVVAIVVNIVLNIVFQRAGMGIEGVALATILAQVVVIVFYVVVMLTKVRSPHEWRAFFAAPAEPIRNVLRIGVPSVVQPVSAELAMLVIAAAAVHLGTEAMAARVYVMNLATVAICWAAAVSIGNQVLVAILVGSGQPQAANAVLTSNLRIAVVGSLLIALALWASGGTLVGIFTKDPKIIAISMDLLVLAILLEPARSFGTLSSFALKAAGDANYPAAVGLGVTWLVAVPLAVYLCLYSGLGMAGLWVGLVVDETLRGMINFRRWQSGRWQSKALTMSVSVAKEAL, from the coding sequence ATGAGCCAACAACAAACTGCCCCTGGGGGCCCGCAACAACTGCCCCCAGTGTGGGCCATCGTGATCCCGGTGTTTATCGAGTTGGTGCTGACTTTCTCGGTGTTCTTCTCGGATTCTTTCTTCCTCAGCCGGATCTCCGACGCTGTCGCGGCGAGTGTCGGCACGACGATCCCGATCTTCATGGTCTGCGTGCTGGTTGCAATGATGATGGCGCAGGGCGCCAGCAACGCCGCCGGCCAGTTCAACGGTGCCGGCCAGGCCAAGGAGGCGGGCCGGATCTATTGTGCCGCGCTGGTGGTCAACGCCGGCTTGGGCCTGCTGGCCGCGCTGGTGATGGGCCAGGGCGCGTCGGCGATCGCCGCGGGCCTGGGGCTGGCCAGCGACGAGCATCGTCACGCAACCGAATTCATGTCGGCCATCGCGCCGGCGCTGGTCTTTATCGGGCTGAAGTACGCGATCGGCACGGTGTTCGTGTCGCGCGGCCAGACTGTCTGGACGATGTTCGGCGGCGTCGTCGCGATCGTCGTCAACATCGTGCTGAACATCGTCTTCCAGCGGGCAGGCATGGGCATCGAAGGCGTCGCGTTGGCCACCATTCTGGCGCAGGTAGTGGTGATCGTGTTCTATGTCGTCGTGATGCTGACCAAGGTAAGGTCGCCGCACGAGTGGCGGGCCTTCTTCGCCGCGCCGGCCGAGCCAATCCGCAACGTGCTTCGCATCGGCGTGCCGTCTGTCGTGCAACCGGTGTCGGCCGAGCTGGCGATGCTGGTGATCGCCGCGGCGGCCGTTCACCTCGGCACCGAGGCGATGGCGGCACGCGTCTACGTGATGAACTTGGCCACGGTGGCAATCTGCTGGGCCGCGGCGGTCTCGATCGGCAACCAGGTGCTGGTGGCGATCCTGGTCGGATCTGGGCAGCCGCAGGCGGCCAACGCGGTGCTGACATCGAACCTGCGCATCGCGGTGGTGGGCAGCCTGCTGATCGCGCTCGCGCTTTGGGCATCGGGGGGCACTCTGGTGGGCATCTTCACCAAGGACCCGAAGATCATCGCGATCAGCATGGACCTGCTGGTGCTGGCGATCCTTCTCGAGCCGGCGCGCTCGTTCGGTACGCTGTCCAGCTTCGCGCTTAAGGCGGCGGGCGATGCCAACTACCCGGCGGCCGTCGGGCTGGGGGTGACCTGGCTGGTGGCCGTGCCGCTGGCCGTCTACCTGTGCCTCTACAGTGGCCTGGGCATGGCTGGCCTGTGGGTTGGGCTGGTGGTTGACGAAACGCTGCGCGGCATGATCAATTTCCGGCGCTGGCAGTCTGGTAGGTGGCAGAGTAAGGCGTTAACGATGTCTGTTTCTGTAGCCAAGGAAGCGCTATGA
- a CDS encoding GyrI-like domain-containing protein, whose protein sequence is MEYEIVDYGGVTIVGISSRVDNSDAGFKKIELLWKEFFERSIKRKLGLEGDSEICEAYFDYESDANGPYTIVLGALLHPYVPPMNEELVMHHVEKGRYAKFHTANPNGIRDVWKHVWGRTDLNRRYACDFELISSQGADVYVSVK, encoded by the coding sequence ATGGAATATGAAATTGTTGATTATGGCGGCGTGACAATTGTTGGCATCTCTTCCAGAGTGGACAACAGCGATGCTGGTTTCAAGAAAATAGAACTTCTATGGAAGGAATTTTTTGAACGAAGTATCAAGCGTAAGCTTGGTCTTGAAGGCGATTCTGAAATTTGCGAGGCATATTTTGATTATGAAAGCGATGCCAACGGCCCCTACACAATTGTCCTGGGCGCACTGCTGCATCCGTATGTTCCTCCAATGAACGAGGAGTTGGTGATGCACCATGTTGAAAAAGGGCGTTATGCGAAGTTTCACACTGCCAACCCAAATGGTATCCGTGATGTTTGGAAACACGTTTGGGGTCGTACTGATTTGAATCGTCGCTACGCTTGCGACTTCGAGCTAATTAGCTCACAGGGTGCCGACGTGTATGTGTCTGTGAAATGA
- a CDS encoding DUF6434 domain-containing protein: MLKVHPDRPSLEPNMAPEALDAFYWYMQELVTYCREQGLSTQGHKHEVLERIRDHLCGRLVMTPRESARTRATRAATGDHTITFETRIGPDYKCDANTRALFESVIGPHFHFTAHLQRFRRANTHRQLTYGDLATEWIAEHERRKDKNYKSTLMHTWEYNRFVRDYMRDKERNQGKTLKDAAAAWNALRQSCGPRDYASSIAARDAEDSRAAHPYRDPQA; encoded by the coding sequence ATGCTGAAGGTACATCCCGATCGTCCGTCGCTGGAACCTAACATGGCACCGGAGGCGCTCGACGCGTTCTACTGGTACATGCAGGAGTTGGTGACTTATTGCCGCGAGCAGGGTCTGTCGACCCAGGGGCACAAGCACGAAGTGTTAGAAAGGATTCGCGATCACCTCTGCGGTAGGCTGGTCATGACGCCACGGGAGTCTGCTCGTACCAGAGCGACTCGTGCAGCTACCGGCGATCACACGATCACGTTCGAAACACGGATCGGTCCCGACTACAAGTGCGATGCCAACACCCGAGCCTTATTCGAGTCAGTCATTGGCCCGCACTTTCACTTCACCGCGCACCTGCAGAGATTTCGCCGTGCCAACACGCACCGACAACTAACCTATGGCGACTTGGCGACCGAATGGATCGCCGAACACGAGCGGCGCAAGGACAAGAACTACAAGTCCACGCTGATGCACACCTGGGAATACAACCGCTTCGTCCGGGACTACATGCGCGACAAGGAGCGCAACCAGGGCAAGACCCTGAAGGACGCGGCAGCCGCCTGGAACGCCCTGCGCCAGTCGTGCGGGCCACGTGACTACGCCAGCAGCATCGCCGCACGGGACGCCGAGGACAGCCGAGCCGCGCACCCCTACCGAGACCCACAAGCATGA
- a CDS encoding 4'-phosphopantetheinyl transferase family protein, with protein MIDSAGRCMACPAPNDGLHVWQVDLDDPHARADDCAQVLDAGERARADRFAFAPLRQRYLAAHAALRGVLGLSLGRAPDAIALRTDANGKPCLADAPRPLHFNLSHSAGMALVAVSWRHEVGVDLERWSEPAHLMAMVGRYFSVSEKEAFWTLSDDQRMHVFHRWWTLKEACLKATGVGLRFPLDAFSVEFRPQFRPRLLDGPSTMQGLQLWSLDMPGAGWSAALAWAQPQANGVRPSPTVRQWSWQGWRI; from the coding sequence ATGATCGATTCCGCCGGCCGCTGCATGGCCTGTCCAGCCCCAAACGACGGCCTGCACGTGTGGCAGGTCGACCTGGACGACCCGCACGCCCGCGCCGACGACTGCGCGCAAGTGCTGGACGCCGGCGAGCGCGCGCGTGCGGACCGGTTTGCCTTTGCGCCGCTGCGCCAGCGTTACCTGGCGGCGCATGCAGCGCTGCGCGGGGTCCTCGGCCTGTCGCTGGGCCGCGCGCCGGACGCGATCGCGCTGCGTACCGATGCCAACGGCAAGCCCTGCCTGGCCGACGCGCCGCGCCCGCTGCACTTCAACTTGTCCCACTCAGCGGGCATGGCGCTGGTGGCGGTGTCGTGGCGGCACGAGGTCGGCGTCGACCTGGAGCGCTGGTCCGAGCCGGCGCACCTGATGGCGATGGTCGGGCGCTATTTCAGCGTCAGCGAGAAGGAAGCGTTCTGGACGTTGTCCGACGACCAACGCATGCACGTTTTTCATCGCTGGTGGACGCTGAAGGAGGCCTGCCTGAAGGCCACCGGCGTCGGCCTGCGGTTTCCGCTGGATGCCTTCAGTGTCGAGTTCCGACCGCAGTTCCGACCGCGGCTGCTGGACGGCCCTTCGACGATGCAAGGGCTACAACTGTGGTCGCTGGACATGCCCGGCGCCGGCTGGTCTGCGGCGTTGGCCTGGGCGCAGCCCCAAGCCAACGGCGTGCGGCCGTCGCCCACCGTTCGACAGTGGTCATGGCAAGGATGGAGGATTTGA
- a CDS encoding thioesterase II family protein has product MSYLDALTRPAPTPALAPSPAPIVSARPVRSPWVGLQTGAPGARLRLIAFHHAGGNASFFQPWLKEFQSLEWLEFTAVQLPGRGRRLSEPPFTELPLLLDAMDEELHELTDQPYVLFGFSMGAILAFELALRRQRQGRRMPLALVLAGRGAPSAVRPTVSRAAFSREKIVRELTRLGGTDPVLLQDGPFLDVFMRTFQADFAIADAHHCATPEPLRCAIHVWGGADDPEVSIERIFRWDDFAGDAFVRHLFPGGHFFLRSAHAPVMENLMRVLDTARRTSC; this is encoded by the coding sequence ATGTCGTACCTGGACGCTTTGACAAGACCGGCGCCCACTCCGGCCCTGGCACCGTCGCCCGCTCCGATCGTGAGCGCGCGGCCCGTTCGCTCGCCGTGGGTCGGGCTTCAGACCGGCGCGCCCGGCGCGCGGCTGCGGCTCATCGCTTTCCACCACGCGGGGGGCAACGCGAGCTTCTTCCAGCCCTGGCTGAAAGAGTTCCAGTCGCTCGAATGGCTCGAGTTCACCGCCGTGCAGTTGCCGGGCCGCGGTCGGCGCTTGTCTGAACCGCCATTCACCGAGCTGCCGCTACTGCTCGACGCCATGGATGAAGAGCTGCACGAGCTGACCGACCAACCGTACGTGCTGTTCGGCTTCAGCATGGGCGCGATCCTGGCCTTCGAGCTCGCGCTGCGCCGGCAGCGGCAAGGGCGGCGCATGCCGCTGGCCCTGGTGTTGGCCGGGCGAGGTGCGCCGAGCGCCGTCCGCCCCACCGTCAGCCGCGCTGCGTTCTCGCGCGAAAAGATCGTTCGCGAGTTGACCCGGCTTGGCGGAACGGACCCGGTGCTGCTGCAGGACGGCCCGTTCCTGGATGTCTTCATGCGCACCTTCCAGGCGGACTTCGCGATTGCCGACGCGCACCACTGCGCGACGCCCGAACCGCTGCGCTGCGCGATACATGTGTGGGGCGGCGCCGACGACCCCGAGGTGTCGATCGAACGCATCTTCCGTTGGGACGACTTCGCCGGCGACGCCTTCGTCAGGCACCTGTTTCCCGGTGGTCACTTTTTCTTAAGAAGCGCGCATGCACCCGTGATGGAGAACTTGATGAGAGTACTAGACACAGCCAGGAGGACTTCATGCTGA
- the fabD gene encoding ACP S-malonyltransferase — translation MLTFMFPGQGAQHRGMGAALFEQFPRQVEQANAILGYDLPALCQQSGPKLNDTAFTQPALFAVNALAEMSVRRTGVEPDFVIGHSLGEYNALLSAGVIDFETGLQLVKMRGELMARQNGKGTMIAVLDPDLAQLQAVADDLSPDFCIANDNSPKQLVCAGSVAAVEEASRRISAGNIGKVVPLKVSGAFHTRFMADAAAEFRQFCARYSFKPGRLPVVSNLSARPHDGRDWPERLSEHLTRPVQWRQSLAYLRQQGPMLFQEVGPGTVLTTLAKANLTLH, via the coding sequence ATGCTGACCTTCATGTTTCCGGGTCAGGGTGCCCAGCACCGCGGCATGGGGGCTGCCTTATTCGAGCAGTTCCCGCGCCAGGTCGAGCAGGCCAACGCGATCCTCGGCTACGATCTGCCGGCGTTGTGCCAGCAGAGCGGGCCGAAGCTGAACGACACCGCCTTCACGCAGCCGGCCCTGTTCGCCGTCAACGCGCTGGCCGAGATGTCGGTGCGCCGCACCGGCGTCGAGCCGGACTTCGTGATCGGCCACAGCCTAGGCGAATACAACGCGCTGCTGAGTGCGGGCGTGATCGATTTCGAGACCGGCCTGCAGCTGGTGAAGATGCGTGGCGAGCTGATGGCGCGGCAGAACGGCAAGGGCACGATGATCGCGGTGCTCGACCCCGACCTGGCGCAGCTGCAGGCGGTGGCCGACGATCTGTCGCCGGATTTCTGCATCGCCAACGACAACTCGCCCAAGCAGCTCGTCTGCGCCGGCTCGGTGGCCGCGGTCGAGGAGGCCTCGCGGCGCATCAGCGCCGGCAACATCGGCAAGGTCGTGCCGCTGAAGGTCAGCGGCGCGTTCCACACACGCTTCATGGCCGATGCTGCGGCCGAGTTCCGCCAGTTCTGCGCGCGCTACAGCTTCAAGCCCGGCCGACTGCCGGTGGTCTCGAACCTGAGCGCCCGGCCGCACGACGGGCGCGACTGGCCCGAGCGCCTGTCCGAGCACCTGACCCGGCCGGTGCAGTGGCGCCAGAGCCTGGCCTACCTGCGCCAGCAAGGGCCGATGCTGTTCCAAGAAGTCGGCCCCGGCACGGTGCTGACCACGCTGGCTAAAGCCAACCTCACACTTCACTGA
- a CDS encoding TenA family transcriptional regulator, which translates to MFETITQSHVERLREHPFIQRCREGTITRHELNVFLAQQAKYSGYFTRYLCALISNLRDNEDVMRLAENLAEELGFGEDDSEPHAKLFARMLSELGVHQHEVPTFPETEHLIDTALHYCKQRNPAYGLGALCLGAEAIVAPLYSDIIEGFLANGVKREQLKFFEIHVECDDDHAETMRQILLRIQSERPQDAALILEGAQAMIDARLEFFNGVLDGAQQACH; encoded by the coding sequence ATGTTCGAGACCATCACCCAGTCCCATGTCGAACGCCTGCGCGAGCATCCGTTCATCCAGCGCTGCCGCGAGGGCACCATCACGCGGCATGAGCTTAACGTCTTCCTGGCTCAGCAAGCCAAGTACAGCGGTTACTTCACCCGCTACCTGTGCGCGCTGATCTCCAACCTGCGCGACAACGAAGACGTGATGCGCCTGGCCGAGAACCTGGCCGAGGAGCTGGGCTTCGGCGAAGACGACAGCGAACCGCACGCCAAACTGTTCGCGCGCATGCTGTCCGAGCTGGGCGTGCACCAACACGAGGTGCCGACCTTCCCCGAGACCGAACACCTGATCGACACCGCGCTGCACTACTGCAAGCAGCGCAACCCGGCCTACGGGTTGGGCGCGCTGTGCCTGGGTGCCGAGGCCATCGTTGCGCCGCTGTACAGCGACATCATCGAAGGCTTCCTTGCCAACGGCGTCAAGCGCGAGCAGCTGAAGTTCTTCGAGATCCACGTCGAGTGCGATGACGACCATGCCGAAACGATGCGGCAGATCCTGCTGCGCATTCAGTCCGAGCGGCCGCAGGACGCGGCGCTGATCCTGGAGGGTGCGCAGGCCATGATCGATGCGCGCCTGGAGTTCTTCAACGGCGTCCTGGATGGAGCACAGCAAGCATGTCATTGA
- a CDS encoding cupin domain-containing protein, translating to MSLTTTHSSGDFAKVPAALDATLPDRLLHANVVGNTHVGDRDFSQERRHQVNVVDLPSKVISMTVGGLEPGQSTRKHRHNYETLIYVLEGEGKSVIGEREVAWKRGDAFYIPVWAWHQHINLSAEKPASYLACENAPHLQNLGVALREEA from the coding sequence ATGTCATTGACCACCACCCATTCGTCGGGCGATTTCGCCAAGGTCCCCGCCGCCCTCGACGCGACGCTGCCGGACCGGCTGCTGCACGCCAACGTTGTCGGCAATACCCACGTCGGTGACCGCGACTTCTCGCAAGAGCGCCGGCACCAGGTCAACGTGGTCGACCTGCCCTCGAAGGTCATCAGCATGACCGTCGGCGGCCTGGAGCCGGGGCAGAGCACGCGCAAGCACCGGCACAACTACGAGACGCTGATCTATGTGCTCGAAGGCGAGGGCAAGTCAGTCATCGGCGAGCGCGAGGTGGCGTGGAAGCGCGGCGACGCGTTCTACATCCCGGTCTGGGCCTGGCACCAGCATATCAACCTCAGCGCCGAAAAACCTGCCTCCTACCTGGCTTGCGAGAACGCACCGCACCTGCAGAACCTGGGCGTCGCCCTGCGCGAAGAGGCCTGA
- a CDS encoding 3-dehydroquinate synthase II produces the protein MSKLTACATALQTAIPDANVALPAAATLKALDLVAQGPTDQSPTPLKASGVVQWWFDARKLPSKRILPMVEQSNCTHIVVEHAQHRTFTTAKQKVVVVDASAQLKDLEPGAWVMTREEPLRRQAAALGHKAGLFIDVMDLEREFPHCIEVCERGDDFVVIDIEHATYIPYELLLAKAEGKPTKIFRNVPIKGLQGVVDDINQSLNAFATMEHGIGVVLRTEHAEVVENLSQRIDQRRDTRIQLVKALVEEVQHTGLGHRVCVDCTSMMSVEEGMIVGSTGWGGLFVCSETHYLPHMNLREFRVNAGAVHSYIWGPDDNVKYLNEMRAGAEVLCVDLHGNSRVVTVGRAKIERRPMLKIRCSVSLDSVSPEMREAILSTNAAKRAVTPSQETLAHEDPDRVYLNAFLQNDWHVRLMGADRKVRHATLVEPGDELLAHVELPGRHTGLRISESIFEQ, from the coding sequence ATGTCAAAATTGACAGCGTGCGCCACTGCGCTCCAGACCGCCATTCCCGATGCGAATGTGGCACTACCCGCCGCCGCGACTCTCAAGGCGCTCGACTTGGTCGCGCAAGGGCCGACCGACCAGAGCCCCACGCCACTCAAGGCAAGCGGCGTCGTGCAGTGGTGGTTCGATGCGCGCAAGCTGCCAAGCAAGCGCATCCTGCCGATGGTCGAGCAGAGCAACTGCACCCACATCGTGGTCGAACACGCCCAGCATCGCACGTTCACCACCGCGAAGCAGAAGGTCGTCGTCGTCGATGCGTCGGCGCAGCTGAAAGACCTCGAGCCCGGTGCCTGGGTGATGACGCGCGAAGAGCCGCTTCGCCGCCAGGCCGCTGCACTGGGCCACAAGGCCGGCCTGTTCATCGACGTGATGGACCTGGAGCGCGAGTTCCCGCACTGCATCGAGGTCTGCGAGCGCGGCGACGATTTCGTCGTGATCGACATAGAGCATGCCACCTACATTCCGTACGAGCTGCTGTTGGCTAAGGCCGAAGGCAAGCCAACCAAGATTTTCCGCAACGTGCCGATCAAGGGCCTGCAAGGGGTGGTCGACGACATAAATCAGTCGCTGAACGCCTTCGCGACGATGGAGCACGGCATCGGTGTCGTGCTGCGCACCGAGCATGCCGAGGTGGTCGAGAACCTGTCGCAGCGCATCGATCAACGCCGGGACACACGCATCCAACTGGTCAAGGCGCTCGTCGAAGAGGTGCAGCACACGGGGCTGGGCCACCGGGTCTGCGTCGACTGCACGTCGATGATGTCGGTCGAAGAGGGGATGATCGTTGGCTCGACCGGCTGGGGCGGGCTGTTCGTCTGTTCCGAGACGCACTACCTGCCGCACATGAACCTGCGCGAGTTCCGCGTCAATGCCGGCGCCGTGCACTCGTACATCTGGGGTCCGGACGACAACGTCAAGTACCTCAACGAGATGCGGGCCGGTGCCGAGGTGCTGTGCGTCGATCTGCACGGCAATTCGCGTGTCGTGACGGTGGGCCGGGCCAAGATCGAGCGTCGGCCGATGCTGAAGATCCGTTGCAGTGTCTCGCTCGACAGCGTGAGCCCGGAGATGCGGGAGGCCATCTTGTCAACGAACGCGGCCAAGCGGGCGGTGACGCCAAGTCAGGAAACGCTTGCACACGAGGATCCGGACCGTGTTTACCTAAACGCATTCCTGCAGAATGACTGGCATGTCCGCCTGATGGGTGCAGATAGGAAGGTGCGACATGCGACCTTGGTGGAACCAGGTGACGAACTGCTGGCTCATGTTGAGCTTCCAGGGCGGCATACAGGATTGCGAATTTCGGAAAGCATATTTGAACAGTAA
- a CDS encoding type II toxin-antitoxin system PemK/MazF family toxin: MTPSAKRSMSYYRSWDIVVVPFPFTDQKTNKVRPAVIVSTDALRQRNGKYIVAMITNATNAAQYGDVSISELSAAGLPIASVVRTSKVAVIEDADVHKRVGTLPTADRKLVAEQLREYLAID; encoded by the coding sequence ATGACTCCCTCCGCTAAACGCTCCATGTCCTATTACCGCAGTTGGGACATCGTGGTAGTCCCCTTCCCTTTCACTGACCAAAAGACCAACAAAGTCCGCCCTGCCGTCATCGTTTCGACGGATGCCCTGCGACAGCGCAACGGCAAATACATCGTGGCCATGATTACCAACGCCACGAACGCCGCTCAGTATGGTGATGTTTCCATCAGTGAATTGAGTGCTGCCGGGTTGCCCATTGCATCCGTGGTTCGAACCAGCAAGGTGGCGGTGATTGAAGACGCTGACGTTCACAAGCGCGTCGGAACGCTTCCCACCGCCGATAGGAAGCTGGTGGCCGAGCAACTTCGGGAGTACCTGGCCATCGACTGA
- a CDS encoding CopG family ribbon-helix-helix protein has protein sequence MPTPHYQRFAISIPAPMATQIEEVCKVEGRNRSEFFREAVRFYMNAGRAPQPPQFVMPTNEEERKDNPFRLFAEWNSEADAAYDSLR, from the coding sequence ATGCCAACCCCACACTATCAGCGCTTTGCTATCAGCATCCCTGCGCCGATGGCAACACAAATTGAAGAGGTCTGTAAGGTCGAAGGCCGCAACCGCTCGGAGTTTTTCCGTGAAGCGGTTCGCTTCTACATGAACGCCGGTCGCGCACCACAGCCGCCCCAATTTGTCATGCCAACCAACGAAGAAGAGCGTAAGGACAACCCTTTCCGCCTTTTCGCCGAGTGGAACTCGGAAGCCGATGCCGCCTATGACTCCCTCCGCTAA
- a CDS encoding ParB/RepB/Spo0J family partition protein, with translation MSAKIRADMFGASADLPRIIELDIQQVEANPDQPRKFFDESALMELAQSIEAKGLLQPVLVKVLEGERYMIVAGERRLRAHQLLSRPTIAAVITEGDTDEVAIIENVQRENLRPMELAESLGRLMETHGYTQEDAAKVIGKARNTVTELLSLLKLPEAIEVQCRTSDIASKSFLVELARMDAEAMQEAWHTLKTTGQASVRAARARKAGEPLKEDKRSDTPFQKAERALWIAVKTLESSVESFDKSEKQKLSEIKKLIDNLI, from the coding sequence ATGAGTGCCAAGATTCGCGCCGATATGTTCGGGGCGAGTGCAGATTTGCCGCGCATCATTGAGCTGGACATTCAGCAGGTAGAGGCGAACCCTGACCAGCCGCGCAAATTCTTTGACGAATCCGCCTTGATGGAGCTGGCACAGTCCATCGAAGCCAAAGGCTTGCTCCAGCCCGTGCTTGTGAAAGTCTTGGAAGGTGAGCGCTACATGATCGTGGCCGGGGAGCGCCGCCTCCGCGCCCACCAGTTGCTTTCACGCCCAACAATTGCCGCCGTTATCACGGAGGGTGACACTGACGAAGTGGCCATCATCGAAAACGTGCAGCGCGAAAATCTGCGCCCGATGGAGCTGGCCGAATCGCTCGGCAGGCTCATGGAAACCCACGGCTACACCCAGGAAGATGCTGCTAAAGTTATCGGTAAGGCACGTAACACCGTCACGGAATTGCTTTCACTGCTTAAGCTGCCGGAAGCTATAGAAGTCCAATGTCGGACGTCCGACATAGCTTCAAAATCGTTCCTAGTGGAGCTTGCCCGGATGGATGCCGAAGCCATGCAAGAGGCGTGGCATACTTTAAAAACAACCGGCCAGGCATCTGTACGCGCAGCACGTGCGCGTAAAGCAGGAGAGCCATTGAAAGAAGACAAGCGGTCTGATACGCCTTTTCAGAAAGCAGAGAGGGCGCTTTGGATTGCTGTGAAAACACTAGAGTCTAGTGTTGAAAGTTTCGATAAATCAGAAAAGCAGAAACTTTCCGAGATCAAAAAATTAATCGACAATTTAATTTAA